One part of the Anser cygnoides isolate HZ-2024a breed goose chromosome 9, Taihu_goose_T2T_genome, whole genome shotgun sequence genome encodes these proteins:
- the A4GNT gene encoding alpha-1,4-N-acetylglucosaminyltransferase has product MLQTVWVSSSRSWASRKPDGQQTSWKCGFVRTIIQHTCPRHNPRGQRKARMLKKIYICLCFFFVSGILYEISLLTGCFFSCMPVPKHFLTPEQVLNLGKSIIFLETTERLEPPPLVSCSVESAARIYQDRPVILFMKGLTNDTVLDSNSSYAAFSLLSSMKNVFLFPLQMETIFQETPLLQWYNEVDPEEEKNWVHVSSDASRLALIWKYGGIYMDTDVISIRPIPEGSFLAAQKSRFSSNGIFGFPAHHKFIWDCMENFVLKYNGNIWGNQGPFLMTRMLKTICNLTDFEGIEDHSCQNISFLNPQRFYPIPYPAWGRYYDVWDKNPDFNHSYALHLWNFMNRNRKAVVAGSNTLAEKLYKTYCPTTYEDLIKNAELRDFSSYEDSV; this is encoded by the exons ATGCTCCAGACAGTTTGGGTGTCTTCATCCAGGAGCTGGGCTTCCAGGAAGCCTGATGGCCAGCAAACAAGCTGGAAATGTGGATTTGTCAGAACTATAATCCAG CATACATGTCCAAGGCACAACCCCAGAGgccaaaggaaagcaagaatGTTGAAGAAGATCTACATATGCCTCTGCTTCTTCTTTGTCTCGGGCATTTTGTATGAGATCTCCTTGCTGACCGGCTGCTTCTTCTCCTGTATGCCTGTGCCCAAGCACTTCCTGACACCTGAGCAGGTCTTGAACCTGGGAAAAAGCATCATCTTCCTGGAGACAACGGAGCGCCTGGAGCCGCCCCCGCTGGTCTCCTGCTCTGTGGAGTCTGCTGCCAGGATTTACCAGGACCGGCCCGTCATCCTCTTCATGAAGGGGCTCACGAACGACACGGTGTTGGACTCAAACTCCAGCTATGCAGCCTTCTCGCTTTTATCTTCTATGAAGAatgtcttccttttccctctccagATGGAAACCATCTTCCAGGAGACCCCCCTGCTGCAGTGGTACAACGAG GTAGAcccagaggaggagaagaacTGGGTCCACGTCAGCTCTGATGCCAGCAGACTGGCTCTCATTTGGAAGTACGGGGGCATCTACATGGACACGGATGTCATCTCCATCAGGCCCATCCCCGAGGGGAGCTTCTTGGCGGCACAGAAGTCACGGTTCTCCAGCAACGGGATCTTTGGCTTCCCTGCCCACCACAAATTTATTTGGGACTGCATGGAGAACTTTGTTCTCAAGTACAATGGGAACATCTGGGGGAACCAGGGCCCCTTCTTAATGACAAGGATGCTCAAAACCATCTGCAATCTCACCGATTTTGAAGGCATTGAGGACCACAGCTGCCAGAACATCTCCTTCCTAAACCCACAGCGTTTCTACCCCATCCCGTACCCAGCCTGGGGCCGGTACTATGACGTATGGGACAAAAACCCCGATTTCAACCACTCCTACGCGCTGCACTTGTGGAACTTCATGAACCGCAACCGGAAAGCTGTGGTTGCTGGCAGCAACACGCTGGCCGAAAAACTGTACAAAACCTACTGCCCCACCACATACGAGGACCTGATCAAAAACGCGGAGCTGAGGGACTTCTCAAGCTATGAGgactctgtgtga